The proteins below come from a single Mus musculus strain C57BL/6J chromosome 5, GRCm38.p6 C57BL/6J genomic window:
- the 2810006K23Rik gene encoding probable peptide chain release factor C12orf65 homolog, mitochondrial isoform a (isoform a is encoded by transcript variant 1), with the protein MSSRSTWALLRLPLPLIRICSGKWGLRLQEKPALLFPGMAASTVQVAGRKDYPALLPLNESELEEQFVKGHGPGGQATNKTSNCVVLKHVPSGIVVKCHQTRSVDQNRKIARKVLQEKVDVFYNGENSPVHKEKLEAERRKRERKKRAKETLEKKKLLKELREASQNITEKKADADGIPRGFQE; encoded by the exons ATGTCTTCTAGGAGCACCTGGGCTCTGCTCCGCCTCCCTCTACCACTGATCAGGATATGCTCTGGGAAGTGGGGGCTCAGGCTTCAGGAGAAGCCAGCACTGCTCTTCCCAGGAATGGCTGCCAGCACAGTACAGGTGGCAGGCAGGAAGGACtaccctgctctgctcccccTGAATGAGAGTGAGCTCGAAGAACAGTTCGTGAAAGGACATGGCCCAGGGGGCCAGGCCACCAACAAGACCAGCAATTGTGTAGTGCTCAAACACGTGCCCTCCGGCATTGTGGTCAAG TGCCACCAAACAAGATCTGTGGATCAAAACAGGAAGATAGCTCGGAAAGTCCTCCAGGAGAAAGTGGATGTTTTCTACAATGGTGAAAACAGCCCCGTTCACAAAGAGAAGCTCGAGGCTGAGAGGAGAAAgcgagagaggaagaaaagagcaaaggagactctagaaaagaaaaaattattgaaAGAATTACGGGAAGCAAGTCAAAACATCACAGAGAAAAAGGCTGATGCTGATGGTATACCAAGGGGCTTCCAGGAATAG
- the 2810006K23Rik gene encoding probable peptide chain release factor C12orf65 homolog, mitochondrial isoform b (isoform b is encoded by transcript variant 2), giving the protein MSSRSTWALLRLPLPLIRICSGKWGLRLQEKPALLFPGMAASTVQVAGRKDYPALLPLNESELEEQFVKGHGPGGQATNKTSNCVVLKHVPSGIVVKVETGGEPRSAATAGFSQWACPFWHGDTANSG; this is encoded by the coding sequence ATGTCTTCTAGGAGCACCTGGGCTCTGCTCCGCCTCCCTCTACCACTGATCAGGATATGCTCTGGGAAGTGGGGGCTCAGGCTTCAGGAGAAGCCAGCACTGCTCTTCCCAGGAATGGCTGCCAGCACAGTACAGGTGGCAGGCAGGAAGGACtaccctgctctgctcccccTGAATGAGAGTGAGCTCGAAGAACAGTTCGTGAAAGGACATGGCCCAGGGGGCCAGGCCACCAACAAGACCAGCAATTGTGTAGTGCTCAAACACGTGCCCTCCGGCATTGTGGTCAAGGTAGAGACGGGTGGGGAGCCCAGGTCTGCGGCCACAGCAGGTTTCAGCCAATGGGCATGCCCATTCTGGCACGGGGACACTGCCAACTCGGGATAA